Proteins encoded within one genomic window of Leptidea sinapis chromosome 7, ilLepSina1.1, whole genome shotgun sequence:
- the LOC126965334 gene encoding uncharacterized protein LOC126965334 produces the protein MNSDKMNSREYREMLIDEVKKFPVLYDTRHENHRDIDVRDRCWMEISERLGVNCEILKREWKILRDSLRQSLKKSKDTTKSGQPCKKWRFQNRMAFVLPHMTIRRNRRLVKDDIKIDEEEVQTDPDPECPEPWESGNTDQDDSLDLFFASICQSVRRLPKKYQNMIKRQVLESLLAVEENYEMENAENKK, from the exons ATGAACAGTGATAAAATGAACTCCAGAGAGTACCGGGAGATGCTCATCGACGAGGTGAAGAAGTTCCCTGTGCTGTATGACACGCGGCACGAAAACCATCGCGATATCGACGTCAGAGATCGGTGCTGGATGGAAATATCCGAACGACTCGGAGTCAATT GCGAGATACTGAAACGGGAATGGAAGATCCTGCGGGACTCTCTGCGGCAGTCGCTCAAGAAGAGCAAGGATACTACCAAGTCGGGACAGCCGTGTAAGAAGTGGCGCTTCCAGAACCGGATGGCGTTTGTTCTGCCGCACATGACCATCCGACG AAATCGACGCTTAGTGAAGGATGACATCAAGATCGACGAAGAAGAAGTGCAAACAGACCCCGACCCGGAATGTCCAGAACCTTGGGAGTCAGGGAACACGGATCAAGATGACTCGCTCGATCTATTCTTCGCCAGCATCTGCCAGAGCGTCAGAAGACTACCCAAGAAATACCAGAACATGATAAAGAGGCAAGTCCTGGAATCACTCCTGGCGGTCGAAGAGAACTATGAAATGGAGAACGCAgagaataagaaataa